In Pedobacter heparinus DSM 2366, the following are encoded in one genomic region:
- the hflX gene encoding GTPase HflX has protein sequence MGRQKYYDTAVKQERAVLVGVIRPGEKPEETREYLDELAFLVDTAGGLVEHEFTQKMLKPDRATFVGTGKLEEIQAYVKSEEIDMVVFDDELSPSQLRNIEKELQVKILDRSNLILDIFAGRAQTAQAKTQVELAQLQYLLPRLTRLWTHLERQKGGIGMRGPGETQIESDRRMILEKISLLKTRLKQIDRQNETQRKNRGQLIRVALVGYTNVGKSTIMNMLSKSEVFAENKLFATLDTTVRKVVIENLPFLLSDTVGFIRKLPHHLVECFKSTLDEVREADILIHVVDVSHPNFEDQINVVNETLKDLGARDKDTIMVFNKIDAYVSPEPDHEDEEKIVLTLDDFKKSWMGAENAPALFISALHKENLEEFRQLLYGKVLAMHTERYPYDKLLY, from the coding sequence ATGGGAAGACAGAAATATTACGATACAGCGGTTAAGCAGGAACGGGCAGTACTTGTTGGGGTAATCAGGCCTGGTGAAAAGCCTGAGGAAACCAGGGAGTATCTGGACGAACTAGCGTTTTTAGTGGATACTGCAGGTGGTTTGGTGGAGCATGAATTTACCCAGAAAATGCTGAAGCCAGACCGTGCAACATTTGTGGGTACAGGTAAACTGGAAGAGATACAGGCTTATGTTAAGTCGGAAGAGATTGACATGGTTGTTTTTGACGATGAGTTATCACCGTCGCAACTTAGAAATATAGAAAAGGAACTGCAGGTTAAAATATTAGACCGAAGCAATCTGATTCTTGATATTTTTGCCGGCAGGGCACAAACTGCACAAGCCAAAACCCAGGTAGAGCTGGCGCAGCTGCAATACTTACTGCCCCGGTTAACCCGTTTATGGACCCACCTGGAACGTCAGAAAGGGGGAATCGGGATGCGAGGGCCTGGTGAGACGCAGATAGAAAGTGACAGAAGGATGATCCTGGAAAAGATATCTCTTTTAAAAACACGGCTGAAACAGATTGACCGTCAGAATGAAACACAACGTAAAAATCGTGGTCAGCTGATCCGGGTTGCATTGGTAGGATATACCAACGTGGGCAAATCGACAATCATGAACATGCTTTCCAAGTCGGAAGTATTTGCTGAAAACAAACTTTTTGCCACACTGGACACTACTGTTCGTAAAGTGGTGATTGAAAACCTGCCCTTTTTGTTGTCTGATACCGTAGGGTTCATCAGAAAGCTGCCGCATCATCTGGTAGAGTGCTTTAAATCTACACTTGATGAGGTAAGGGAAGCCGATATCCTGATTCATGTGGTGGATGTTTCCCATCCTAATTTTGAAGACCAGATCAATGTGGTAAATGAGACACTAAAAGACCTTGGTGCCCGTGATAAGGATACGATTATGGTATTCAATAAAATTGATGCTTATGTAAGTCCTGAGCCGGACCATGAAGATGAGGAAAAGATCGTACTTACTTTGGACGACTTTAAGAAAAGCTGGATGGGGGCTGAAAATGCACCCGCTCTATTTATTTCCGCCCTGCACAAAGAGAATTTAGAAGAATTCAGGCAATTGTTATATGGTAAGGTGCTGGCTATGCATACTGAACGGTATCCTTATGATAAGTTGTTATATTAA
- the trpC gene encoding indole-3-glycerol phosphate synthase TrpC — translation MTILDKIVIRKKEEVAQAKQVVSVKQLESGLHFNRDPYVFKDFLLAPDRTGIVAEFKRRSPSKGIINDRVTVEEVTQAYAAAGASALSVLTDVDFFGGHADDLLAARAANRIPVLRKDFMIDEYQVLEAKALGADIILLIAAILTPAEIRNLSALAKNLGLNVLLEVHDQEELQRSICKDLDAIGVNNRNLADFTVNIQTSFELVEQIPDEFMKISESAISAVETIKDLKNAGFNGFLIGENFMKTTNPGQAMRDFATQLISV, via the coding sequence ATGACTATTTTAGATAAAATTGTAATTCGTAAAAAGGAAGAGGTAGCACAGGCAAAGCAGGTCGTTTCTGTTAAACAGCTTGAATCCGGCCTGCACTTCAACCGTGATCCTTATGTGTTTAAAGATTTTTTACTGGCCCCGGACAGGACCGGGATTGTTGCGGAGTTTAAAAGGAGATCGCCATCTAAGGGCATCATTAATGATCGGGTAACTGTTGAAGAGGTTACGCAGGCTTACGCTGCGGCAGGGGCCTCGGCCCTATCGGTTTTAACAGATGTTGATTTCTTTGGCGGCCATGCCGACGACTTGCTGGCAGCAAGGGCGGCAAACAGAATTCCTGTATTGAGAAAGGATTTTATGATAGATGAATACCAGGTACTGGAAGCAAAGGCACTTGGGGCTGATATTATTTTGCTGATTGCTGCTATTTTGACACCTGCAGAGATCAGAAACCTGTCGGCCCTGGCCAAAAATCTGGGATTAAATGTATTGCTGGAGGTACACGACCAGGAAGAGCTGCAGCGCAGTATTTGTAAAGATTTAGATGCGATTGGTGTAAATAACCGTAACCTGGCCGATTTTACAGTGAATATTCAAACTTCTTTTGAACTGGTGGAGCAGATACCGGATGAATTCATGAAGATATCGGAGAGTGCCATAAGTGCAGTTGAAACCATAAAAGACCTGAAAAACGCAGGTTTTAATGGTTTTCTGATAGGGGAGAACTTTATGAAAACCACCAATCCGGGACAGGCAATGCGCGACTTTGCCACACAATTGATCTCGGTATAA
- a CDS encoding anthranilate synthase component II produces the protein MNNESIQKKVLVIDNYDSFTYNLVHLVNELGRDVEVWRNDKFELADVAEYDKIILSPGPGIPEEAGLLLDVIRAYAPTKSIFGVCLGQQAIAEAFGGTLLNLGRPMHGIATPITVLDKTELLFKDCPDTINVGRYHSWVVSSEGLPDCFTVTATDADAEIMALHHNDFDVRGVQFHPESVLTEYGKQMMKNWLAH, from the coding sequence ATGAACAACGAGAGCATACAAAAGAAAGTATTGGTTATTGATAACTACGATTCGTTTACGTATAATTTAGTGCACCTGGTGAATGAACTTGGCAGAGATGTAGAGGTATGGAGAAATGATAAATTTGAGCTGGCAGATGTGGCAGAATATGATAAAATAATCTTGTCACCTGGTCCGGGTATTCCTGAAGAAGCAGGCCTGTTGCTGGATGTGATCAGAGCGTATGCCCCAACCAAAAGTATTTTTGGGGTTTGCTTAGGCCAGCAGGCCATTGCGGAAGCTTTTGGAGGTACTTTGCTGAACCTGGGCCGCCCAATGCATGGCATTGCTACACCTATTACAGTTTTGGATAAGACAGAACTGTTGTTTAAGGATTGTCCTGATACGATCAATGTAGGACGGTACCACTCATGGGTAGTGAGCAGTGAAGGCTTGCCGGATTGTTTTACTGTAACCGCTACGGATGCCGATGCAGAGATTATGGCCCTGCACCACAATGATTTTGATGTACGTGGGGTTCAGTTTCACCCGGAGAGTGTACTTACGGAGTATGGAAAACAAATGATGAAAAACTGGTTAGCGCATTAG
- a CDS encoding anthranilate synthase component I family protein: MSNYIIKTTYKKRLADTTTPVSIYLRLRDVFPNTILLESSDYHSRSNSVSYVCAEPIAGIVLQDGLLSTYFPDGKKEEKKDFTLTAEIDAFKAAFKPDVVDDTRYISSGLFGYFTWNAVQEFEDIKFTAKSPKDQEIPIMQYHIYRYIIAIDHFKNEVTLFKNTFNGDDNEDLEKIEYIIQNKNFPEYSFKTDGEEHSNLSNEGFMEMVEQMKKHILRGDVFQIVPSRAYNQGFLGDEFNVYRCLRSINPSPYLFYFDYGSFKLFGSSPEAQITIKDNVANIFPIAGTFKRTGNDEEDAELARKLEQDPKESAEHVMLVDLARNDLSRHCSGVEVKSFKEVQYYSHLIHLVSKVSGNLQPNVSAFKVVADTYPAGTLSGAPKYRAMQLIDEYEGLGRNFYAGAIGYMGFNDQFNHAIMIRTFMSKNNQLYYRAGAGIVADSVAVNELNEVNNKIAALRKAIQMATDI, encoded by the coding sequence ATGAGTAATTACATAATTAAAACAACTTACAAGAAAAGACTGGCAGATACGACCACACCGGTGAGTATTTATTTGCGCCTTCGGGATGTATTCCCCAATACAATTTTGCTGGAAAGTTCTGACTACCATAGTCGTTCCAATTCGGTAAGCTATGTTTGTGCCGAGCCCATAGCCGGTATTGTTTTGCAGGATGGCCTGCTTTCAACCTATTTTCCCGATGGTAAAAAAGAGGAAAAGAAGGACTTTACGCTTACGGCAGAAATTGATGCCTTTAAAGCAGCATTTAAGCCGGATGTAGTGGATGATACAAGATACATATCCAGCGGCTTGTTTGGGTATTTTACCTGGAATGCCGTACAGGAGTTTGAAGACATTAAATTTACTGCAAAATCGCCAAAGGATCAGGAAATTCCAATAATGCAATACCATATTTACCGGTATATTATTGCAATAGACCACTTTAAAAATGAGGTCACCCTGTTTAAAAATACCTTTAACGGGGATGATAATGAAGATCTTGAAAAGATAGAATACATCATTCAGAACAAAAATTTTCCGGAATACAGCTTTAAAACGGATGGAGAAGAGCATTCGAACCTGAGTAATGAGGGTTTTATGGAAATGGTAGAGCAGATGAAGAAGCACATTTTACGCGGCGATGTATTCCAGATTGTGCCTTCCAGGGCCTACAATCAGGGCTTCCTGGGGGATGAATTTAATGTTTACCGTTGCTTAAGGTCTATTAATCCATCACCTTACCTGTTCTATTTCGATTATGGGAGTTTTAAACTTTTTGGTTCTTCTCCGGAAGCCCAGATCACCATAAAAGATAATGTAGCCAATATTTTCCCGATTGCAGGTACGTTTAAGCGGACGGGAAATGACGAGGAGGATGCAGAACTGGCGCGGAAACTGGAACAGGACCCTAAAGAAAGTGCTGAACATGTGATGCTGGTAGATCTGGCCAGGAATGACCTGAGCAGGCATTGCAGCGGGGTTGAGGTGAAATCATTTAAAGAAGTTCAATACTATTCTCACCTGATCCACCTGGTGTCTAAGGTAAGTGGTAACCTGCAGCCCAATGTATCGGCCTTTAAGGTAGTTGCCGATACTTATCCGGCGGGAACATTAAGCGGAGCCCCTAAATACCGGGCCATGCAACTGATTGATGAGTATGAAGGTTTGGGACGTAATTTTTATGCCGGGGCCATTGGATACATGGGCTTTAACGACCAGTTTAACCATGCCATTATGATCAGGACTTTTATGAGTAAAAATAACCAGTTGTATTACAGGGCAGGGGCAGGTATAGTGGCCGATTCTGTTGCTGTAAACGAACTGAATGAGGTAAATAACAAAATTGCGGCCTTGCGCAAGGCCATACAGATGGCTACAGATATTTAA
- a CDS encoding iron chaperone: MATTKFTSVDEYIGTFSKDIQSRLQDIRQVIKENAPDAEEMISYNIPAFKLQGMLIFYSAYTHHISISIPPSKVYEAFKKELSVYKVSKSAIQLPNDSPLPLTLIGELTRFRVKENVEMAESKRVKNL; the protein is encoded by the coding sequence ATGGCTACAACAAAATTTACATCAGTTGACGAATACATCGGCACTTTTTCCAAAGACATACAATCACGGTTACAGGACATCAGGCAGGTCATTAAGGAAAATGCACCCGATGCAGAAGAAATGATCAGCTACAACATACCCGCATTTAAACTACAGGGTATGCTGATCTTTTACTCCGCCTATACCCATCACATTTCCATTTCTATACCACCCTCTAAAGTATACGAAGCCTTTAAAAAGGAATTATCCGTATATAAAGTCAGTAAATCGGCCATTCAGCTGCCCAACGACAGTCCTTTACCACTAACATTGATAGGAGAACTGACAAGGTTCAGAGTAAAAGAGAATGTGGAAATGGCTGAGTCAAAGCGGGTAAAAAACCTTTAA